The genomic DNA ACACCGGCACCTACCACCTCTACTTCGGTGACGGCGAGGGGACGCCCGGTACCAACATCACGTTCTTCCCGTGGACCGACGACGGCCGACAGGGCGAGTTCGGCGCCGGGCAGACGCAGTACACGGCGTACGCGGTCCCCGAGGGCTCGCTCGGATACTGGGCCGACCGGCTCGCGGCCCACGGCGTCGACGCCGAGCGCGTCGAGGTGCTGGGCCAGGAGCGGCTGCGCTTCTCCGACCCGGACGGCATCGGCCTGGAACTCGTCGCGACGGATGCCGAACGGCCCGGCGAGCCGTGGGCCGACTCGCCGGTCCCCGCGGAGCACCAGCTACTCGCCTTCGCGGGCGTGACGCTCGCGCTCGCGGACCCCTCGGTCACGGGCGAGGTGCTGGAAGCCATCGGCTACGAGCGGGTCTCGGGTGATACCGACGCGGGCATCACGCGCTACGACACCGGCGCCGACGGCCTGGGAACCTGGGTCGACCTCGTGGGGACGGACACTCCGCGCGGCCGGATGGGCGTCGGGACGGTCCACCACGTCGCCTTCCGCCTCGCCGACGAGGACGAGCAGCGGGCGATGCAGGACGCTCTCGACGAGGTCGGGATGGACGCGACCGAGATCATCGACCGGACGTACTTCAGGGCGATCTACGCCCGGGAGCCGGGGGGTGTCCTGTTCGAGTTCGCCACGATGGGGCCGGGGTTCGACGCCGACGAGCCCGTCGAGTCGCTGGGCGAGCGCCTGGCGCTCCCGGAGTGGCTGGAGGACGAGCGCGAGGAGATCGAGGCCGCGTTGCCCGCGTTCGAGGCCCCTACCCCGGGGCCGGCCGCGAACGAGACCAGCGCGGACGACTGAGGAGTGACCACTGCCCGGTCCGATTCTTCCCCGGGGGAGCAGCAGAGATATACTCTCCGCGACGTAGCCATGGGTATGTCAATCGTCGAGCGGGTCCGCAAGCCGGAGTACACCGGCGAGAACCGCTGTATCCCCTGTACGCTCGCCAACAGTGTCATCGCGGTCGTCCTCGCGGCGGTCGTCGGGGCCGCGTGGTGGGTGCTGGTCGGGACCGTCACCGGGGGTGCGGTCGTCGCGGCCGTCGTCCTGGTCGCGAGCGCGCTGAGCATCTGGCTCCGTGGTTATCTCGTCCCCGGGACGCCCGAGCTGACGAAGCGCTACTTCCCCGACTGGCTCCTCGCGAAGTTCGACAAGGGGCCCGCCGCGGCTGGCGGGATGGCCGCGGGCGCCGGTGGGGCCGCCGGCGACGGGACCGACGACGAGCGCGAACTGCAGGGACAGGTGAACTCGGAGGCCGTCCTGCTGGAGGCGGGCGTCGTCGAGCCGTGCGCCGACGAGGACGACCTCTGTCTGTCGCCGGCGTTCCGCGGGTCGTGGCGCGACCGGATGGGCACTATCCGCGAGGAGGGCGCCGAGCGCGCCGAGCTCGCGAACCAGCTCGACCTGGACCCCGAGGAGGTGCGGTTCGAGGAGCACGGTGGCGCGTTCGTCGCCTTCTACGATGGCCGCCGAGCCGGCCAGTGGGAGTCCCGCGCGGCGCTCATCGCCGACCTCGCGGCCGCCCGTGTCCTCCCCGAGTGGGTCGGGGGCTGGGACGACCTCGCCATCGGTGCCCGCTCGCAACTGCTGGGCGGCCTCCGCATCTTCATCGACGAGTGCCCGGACTGCAGCGGCCCCGTGGTGGCGGGCCGCGAGACGGTCGAGTCCTGCTGTCGCTCCCACGAGGTCGTCGCGGCCAACTGCCAGGAGTGCGGGTCGCGGCTCCTGGAACTGCCGTATGAGGAGCCCGCCACGCCCGGGGGGCCCGGTGGTGACCCGACGCTGTCGGACTGACCCGCCCGTTCGACACCCGACCAGTTTTCCCTGCCCGCATCCCCAGCCACGTGTATGCCCGAGTTCGACGCCGACCGCTTCGCCGAGGCGAAGTACGTCGACTACCTGACCGACCTGCAGACGGCCTACAAGAACGCGTTCGACCGGATGAACGACCGCTACGACTCGAAACTGGTCCACGCCATCGACCAGGAGGTGCTCAACGAGTCCGAACCGTTCTACGAGGGTGACGGGCGCTTCCGGCTGGAGGTGCCCGAGGACCCGCACGGGCGCGTGACGAGCGTCGTGGTCGGCGAGGAGAAGTTCGCGGGCGTGCTGGCGGCGTACCGCGAGACCGTCGAGCGCGAGATCGCCCGCCAGTTCGGCTTCGACCCGGACGAGGGGTCGGCGACCGCTGCGGAGTGAGTGCTGTTAGCGGTGTCGCGTGTCTGTAGCGAATTGGTCGGGGACGGAGACAACAGCGACAGGCTGTTGAAAGCCCCCGCGTGCTCGACCGTCCGCGGCTCGCTGCGCTCCTCACGGTCCGGGCATGCGGCGGGTTCGCTGGCGCTCACCCGCCGTTCCGGGCGTGCGTTGTGGTGCTAGCGTCGCCGGGGACGGGTCGAGCCCGCGGCCCCTTTCAGTCCCGCCCAATTCGACATTCCAGGGTCGCTCCACACCATTCTAGCTCGATGCGTGCGCTCCGTGGACCTGACAACATCGGGTGGGAATGGAAGGGGCTGACCGGTCGACCCATCCCGGGCGACGCAAGCACCGCAGCCGAGCGACCGACGGGAGCGAGGCGAGGAGCGCAGCGAGCCCCGGATGGTCGAGCGGCCAGGGGCTTCCAATCCGTTCGTTCCCGTCACAGAGGACCTCGAACCAATCGATACAGCCAGCCCCTCCCTGTACCGCTCACGAGGCGAACACGTCCCCGACTCCATCCCACGTCCCAACCAAAGGTCTAAGCGCCGTCGCCGCCAACCCCGGACCATGAGCACCCAGAGCGAGGACGGCGGCGAGGACGAGCTGCGCGAGCGCATCAGCAACTTCCTCCGCCGGAACTTCCCGCAGATCCAGATGCACGGCGGTAGCGCCGCCATCCAGAACCTCGACCGCGAGGAGGGGTCGGTGACGATCATGCTCGGCGGCGCCTGCTCGGGCTGTGGTATCTCTCCGATGACCATCCAGGCCATCAAGTCCCGCATGACCAAGGAGATCCCCGAGATCAACACCGTCCACGCCGAGACCGGCATGGGCGGCTCGGAGGGCATGGCCGGCGGCGCCGGCGGCGGCAGCATGTCCCCGTCGTTCCCCGGCGAGTCCTCCTCCTCGTCCGATTCGGACGAGGGGCCCGAGGCGCCGTTCTAGCTTCCGTTCTTCCGCTTCTCGCTGTTTTCACCGGTCGCGAGCGGCCGCCTTCTTGAAGAGAGTGGTCCCACCCCTCGGACCTCGCGGTCGGGGCTGTCAGCGATTCGCGTCGATCCACTCGCACCAGGCGCGGAAGTCCTCGGCACCGCACTGGTCCGCGATGGACTGGAGTGTTCCCGTCGGGATATCGTCGGCCGGGGCCATCGGCACCGAGACGACCCGTACCTCGTCTGTTTCGAGATGCTCGTAGCGCAGTTTCAGGTGGCTCCCTGTCCGGCCGACCGGGCGAAACCCGTGGCTCCGGAGGACGCTCGCGATCTCGCGACCGGAGAACGATGCCCGGACCACGCTACCGCATGAACTCGGGGAGGTCATCGTCCCCGTCCCCGTCGGGGTCCAGCCCGAACTCCCGGAGGTCCTCATCGTCGACAGGCTCACTGCCGCCCGCGTGCAGTTCCAGCGCCTCCGCCAGCATCGCCAGGGCCTCGGCCTTCGTCTCCCCGTAGGAGGCGACTCCCGTCTCGATGTCGCGGGCGGTGATGCGGCCGTCGTCCTCGTGGACGAACTCGACGCCCTCCCGACGGCCGTCGGACGGTTCGGAACGTGCCATCTCGCGTCGGCGTTGGTCGGCTTCACGGATAAGGGTTCGTCGGGGGGAGCGCCCCCTCTTTTTTGTCGCCGCTCCCGGTGCTGCCGGTATGGTCCCCGACGAGACCCTCCCCTCCCGGGTCGGCCGATACGCCGGCGAGGTGCGGGCCGCACTGACGGCGACGGGTGCGTGGCTCGCGGCCCGTCCGCCCGTCCTCGCGGCCGCGCTGGCGCTGCTCGCGCTGGGATACGCCGCCGCCCGCCTGTTCGCCCCGCTCCCCGCGGGCACGTGGCCGTGGCTGGGTGACTCGGTCATCTTCGAGTACATCGGCTGGTTCCTGACCGAGGGGAACCGCCTCTACATCGACGTCTGGGAGGTGAAGCCACCGCTCGCCTTCGAGGTGACCGCCGCGCTGGCGCTGCTCGCGGGCGAGAACGTCGTGCGCTACCACCTACTCAACCTCGCGGCCAACGCCGCTGCCATCGCCGTCGGGGCCGCGGTCGCCGCCGGCATCGTGGACCACCTGACGGACGACGCGCTCGGCGCCGTCGTCGCGGGCGTCGCCCCGTTCGTGCTACCGATGTACTTCTACCGTGCGCTCGTCGGATTCAAGCCGAAGTACCTCATCGTCGCGGCGGGGCTGGGCTGCCTGTACCTCTCGTACCGCGACCGTCCACTCGCCGCCGGCGTCGCGGGTGCGGCGGCCGTCGGCCTCTGGCAGTTCGCACTGGTGTTTCCGGCCTGCGCGCTCGGTCTGTGCTGGCAGCGGGACGGGCGACGTGGCGCCGGACGGGTCGTGCTCGGCGGGCTCGCGACGGCCGCTGTCATCCTGCTGCCGGTCGTCTACTGGGGCGCGCTGCCGGCGATGGCCGCCGAGACGCTCCTGGTGCCGCTGTTGCTCGTCGGCGAGCAGCCCCTGCCAGCGCGGGTGCTGGCGCTCGCCGACGCGCTCTGGGTCTGGCTGCCGGTCGCACTCCTCGGGCTCGTCGGCCTCGTCCGGCACGGGTGGAGTCGGCTGGCCCGCACGTGGCCACTCCTCGTCGTCGCGGGCTGGTTCACCGTCCAGCTCCTCGCGCTCGACTACGACAACCCGCCCGACCTGTTCCCCTGGGTCGCGGTCGTCTCGGTCGGTGTCGGGCTGACCATCGCCGACCTGCGGGACTGGGCATCCGCCGCCGACGTGCGGGGCTGGATGCCCGCCGCTGCTACGCGGTGGGCGCCCGCGGGTCTCCACGACCGCGACGCGCCGGTCGGGAGGGAAACCGCCGCACGGGTCCTCGCGGCGGGCGTGCTGGTGCTGGCGACCGTCTCCGTCGCGACGATGGGCGGCTTCGGTGTCTGGTCGGGTCGGACCGACCCGAAGACGTACGACACCACCCGGACCCACTCGCCGAACGTGTCGGCCCCCGACGACCTCGACGGTGTCGAGTACCAGTACGTCTACTGGAACCGGGTGTCCATCTCGACCTGCCGCGCGTTCGGGGGCGCGAACCAGTTCCGGCTCGTCAAGCGGCTGGACCTGGCGAACGGTGGCCGATGGGAGACGGCACCCTGTGGCCGGTTCACCCCGCTGTGGGACGCCGTCCGGGCGCAGTACGGGCCGTGATGTCCCGGGCCGGTGCGCAACCGCGGTGCGGCTGCCCGCCGGCGGACACCCAACGCTAACTACCCGCCCGCCGACGGTCGGGCCATGACAGACGACGGGACCGGTGGGCGCATCGAGGGCGACCTCCCGGTCGAGTCCGCGACGGACGCTGCCGCCCGCATCGAGGCCGGCGACGTGCTCGGCATCTCGGGGTTCGGGAGCGTCGGCTACCCGAAGCTCGTGCCGGAGGCACTGGCCGCCCGCGGGGACGCCGCCGCCCTCGACCTGACGGTCATCAGCGGCGGGAGCGTCGGCCCCGAAGTGGACGAGGCGCTCGTCGAGTCGGACGCGATGGCGCGGCGCTACCCGTTCATCGGCCACGAGGCACTACGCGAGGCCATCAACGACGGCGTCATCGCGTTCCACGACCGCCACGTCGCCGGGGTGGCCGACGAGGTCCGGTTCGGCGGCCTGCCCGCGCCCGACTGGGCCATCGTCGAGGCCGTCGCCGTCGGCGAGGACTGGCTCGTCCCCTCCCCGTCGGTCGGTTCGACGCCGACGCTCGTGGACGCGGCCGACCGGCTCGTGGTCGAGGTGAACGCGGCCCAGCCACGCGACCTGGAGGGCCTGCACGACCTGCTGGTGCGGGCGGCGCCGCCCGGGCGCGAACCGCTCGCGCTCGACGCGGTCGACGACCGCATCGGCTCGACACGCATCGATTTCGACCCCGGGAAACTCGCCGCCGTCGTCCACACGGACCGCGCCGACACGACCTACACCTTCCGCGACCCGACCGCCGTGGACCGGGCGCTCGCGGACCAGTTCGCTGGCTTCCTCGACGCCGAACTCGACCGCAATCCCGCGTTCGCCGACAGCCTGAATCTCCAGTTCGGGGTCGGGAGCGTCGGGAACGCCGTCGTCTCGGCACTCGACGCCGTCGACCTCGGGGCGGGGGACGTGGCCTACTTCGGCGAGGTGGTGCAGGACGCCGTCCTCGACGCGCTCGACGACGGCACGCTCGCGGCCGCGAGCGCCACCTCGCTCGCACTCTCGGACGAGGGGCAGGACCGCCTGTTCGCGAACCTGGACCGCTACGCCGAGCAGGTGGTACTCCGGCCGGTCGACGTCTCGAACGACGCCGGCCTCATCGACTCGTTCGGCGTGATCGCGGTCAACGGCGCCGTCGAGGTCGACCTGACGGGCCAGGTCAACTCCACCCACATCGGCACCGATGTCGTCGGCGGCGTCGGCGGCTCGGGTGACTTCTTCCGGGCGGCGCTGCTCTCGGTCGTCGCGCTCCCCTCGACGGCGGCCGGGGGCGACATCTCTCGCGTCGTCCCCCGGGTCGCACACGTCGACCACACCGAGCACGACGTGGACGTCGTCGTCACCGACCAGGGCGTCGCGGACCTGCGCGGCCTGTCGCCCCGCGAACGGATGCGTGCGATGCTGGACGTGGCCCATCCCGACTTCCGCGAGGCACTCACCGAGTACCACGAGCAGGCGCTGGAGCGGGGTGGTCACACTCCCGGCGGGTTCGACCTCGCGGCCGAGTGGCCGCCCGACGACGCGACGTAGCCCTGGTTCTCAGGGGGCGGGAGGAACGTACCGGGGTTTTCCCCGCCGGCGACGAACGACCATCCATGAGTGGTATCGTCCGGCTCGTCGACGCGTCCGACCAGGTGCTCGCGTGGCTGGCCCTGGCGTTCGCGTCGCTGATGGCGGTCGCGTGGGGGCTGTTCGACGGCTCGCCGTGGCGCCCGGAGCTGTTCTTCGGCCTCCAGTTCCTCGCCTGGACGACGACGGCGCTGGCGGTGGCGATGGCAGCTGCCGCGCTCCACCACCTCGGGAGCCCCGACCGGACCGGCCCCGGGACGCTGCTGGCCGTCGTGGCTCTGGTCCACGCACCCGTCCACCTCGTGCTGGTGTTCGGCCTCGTGGCCGCCCCGACGCTACGGGGCCTCTCGACGCTCGCCGCGTGGGTGCTGTTCCCGCTGCTCGCGCTGTCGAGCGCGGTCGTCGTCCTCCGGCCGGTGCTGCGGGGCTGGCTTCCGGCGCTGACGCCACACGAGCGGTCCTGACCGGGCGCCCACCTTGATTAGGACACCCGGTCCAGAGTCGGTATGAGCGACGACCGCACCGACACCCCGGCGGACGGCTTCGACGCGATGCGCGACCTCGCAGGACAGCTCCCCGACGCCGACGCCCGGACGGTGTACGGCGACCCGGTGACACAGGGCGACCGGACGGTCGTCCCGGCGGCGCGCATCAGCCACCGGTTCGGCGGCGGGTTCGGTGGTAGTGGCGAGGGCCAGCCCGGGGGCTACGGTGGCGGTGGCGGCGGGGGCGTCACCGCCGAACCGGCCGGTGCACTCGAGGTCTCGCCCGACGGGACCCGGTTCGTCGATGCGGAGGCGGCTCCAGGCGATGGACGCCGGTGGCCACTCCTCGTGGCGTTCGCACTCGGTGCGCTCCTGGGGTGGCGCGGGCGGCGGTGAGCGGATGCGAAAAACCAGTCGTGGCGTTCTCCGGATCGGTTCTCGATCGGTCGTAGCGCTCGGTCAGCTCAGCTGCCGAGCCACCAGCCGTAGAGCTGTGCCTGCTCGTCGGGGTCGGGACGCTTCTTCGACTGGCCGTAGGTCTTCCCCTTGAGCAGCTGGCGTTCGACGGCGTTCGCGGCCAGACGGAGGGCGTGGGAGGCCCCGTACCCCTCCCCGTCGGCCGTGAAGTACCCGCGGTCGGTGACCAGCCGGATCCGTGCCAGCACCAGCGGCACGCCACGCGTCTGCTCCTTGTGCTCCTGCAGTTCGATACTGGCCTTGATGACGCTCATCTCGCCGTACTTCGCGGTCATGTCCTCGATCAGCGCGGCGACGTCGTCGTAGTCCATCCCCTCCAGCAACTCGAGGCCGAACACCTGCACGGCGTTCCGGTCGTCGCGCTCCCAGGTGAGCGCCTCGATGACGTCCGTCTTCGTGATGATACCGACCGGGTCTCCGGTCCCGTCGGCCGTGACGACGAGCGAGGAGATCTCCCGCTCGAACATCGTCTCGACGACCTCGTCGAGCGGCGCGTTCCGCGCGACGGTGACGACCGCGTCGGACATCAGGTTCCGTACCGGCAGGTCG from Haloglomus litoreum includes the following:
- a CDS encoding VOC family protein — protein: MAETTGIHHVTAIGGDPTRNARFYVETLGLRLVKRTVNHDDTGTYHLYFGDGEGTPGTNITFFPWTDDGRQGEFGAGQTQYTAYAVPEGSLGYWADRLAAHGVDAERVEVLGQERLRFSDPDGIGLELVATDAERPGEPWADSPVPAEHQLLAFAGVTLALADPSVTGEVLEAIGYERVSGDTDAGITRYDTGADGLGTWVDLVGTDTPRGRMGVGTVHHVAFRLADEDEQRAMQDALDEVGMDATEIIDRTYFRAIYAREPGGVLFEFATMGPGFDADEPVESLGERLALPEWLEDEREEIEAALPAFEAPTPGPAANETSADD
- a CDS encoding DUF5783 family protein produces the protein MPEFDADRFAEAKYVDYLTDLQTAYKNAFDRMNDRYDSKLVHAIDQEVLNESEPFYEGDGRFRLEVPEDPHGRVTSVVVGEEKFAGVLAAYRETVEREIARQFGFDPDEGSATAAE
- a CDS encoding NifU family protein: MSTQSEDGGEDELRERISNFLRRNFPQIQMHGGSAAIQNLDREEGSVTIMLGGACSGCGISPMTIQAIKSRMTKEIPEINTVHAETGMGGSEGMAGGAGGGSMSPSFPGESSSSSDSDEGPEAPF
- a CDS encoding type II toxin-antitoxin system HicA family toxin, with product MVRASFSGREIASVLRSHGFRPVGRTGSHLKLRYEHLETDEVRVVSVPMAPADDIPTGTLQSIADQCGAEDFRAWCEWIDANR
- a CDS encoding type II toxin-antitoxin system HicB family antitoxin produces the protein MARSEPSDGRREGVEFVHEDDGRITARDIETGVASYGETKAEALAMLAEALELHAGGSEPVDDEDLREFGLDPDGDGDDDLPEFMR
- a CDS encoding DolP-mannose mannosyltransferase; its protein translation is MVPDETLPSRVGRYAGEVRAALTATGAWLAARPPVLAAALALLALGYAAARLFAPLPAGTWPWLGDSVIFEYIGWFLTEGNRLYIDVWEVKPPLAFEVTAALALLAGENVVRYHLLNLAANAAAIAVGAAVAAGIVDHLTDDALGAVVAGVAPFVLPMYFYRALVGFKPKYLIVAAGLGCLYLSYRDRPLAAGVAGAAAVGLWQFALVFPACALGLCWQRDGRRGAGRVVLGGLATAAVILLPVVYWGALPAMAAETLLVPLLLVGEQPLPARVLALADALWVWLPVALLGLVGLVRHGWSRLARTWPLLVVAGWFTVQLLALDYDNPPDLFPWVAVVSVGVGLTIADLRDWASAADVRGWMPAAATRWAPAGLHDRDAPVGRETAARVLAAGVLVLATVSVATMGGFGVWSGRTDPKTYDTTRTHSPNVSAPDDLDGVEYQYVYWNRVSISTCRAFGGANQFRLVKRLDLANGGRWETAPCGRFTPLWDAVRAQYGP
- a CDS encoding acetyl-CoA hydrolase/transferase C-terminal domain-containing protein, which gives rise to MTDDGTGGRIEGDLPVESATDAAARIEAGDVLGISGFGSVGYPKLVPEALAARGDAAALDLTVISGGSVGPEVDEALVESDAMARRYPFIGHEALREAINDGVIAFHDRHVAGVADEVRFGGLPAPDWAIVEAVAVGEDWLVPSPSVGSTPTLVDAADRLVVEVNAAQPRDLEGLHDLLVRAAPPGREPLALDAVDDRIGSTRIDFDPGKLAAVVHTDRADTTYTFRDPTAVDRALADQFAGFLDAELDRNPAFADSLNLQFGVGSVGNAVVSALDAVDLGAGDVAYFGEVVQDAVLDALDDGTLAAASATSLALSDEGQDRLFANLDRYAEQVVLRPVDVSNDAGLIDSFGVIAVNGAVEVDLTGQVNSTHIGTDVVGGVGGSGDFFRAALLSVVALPSTAAGGDISRVVPRVAHVDHTEHDVDVVVTDQGVADLRGLSPRERMRAMLDVAHPDFREALTEYHEQALERGGHTPGGFDLAAEWPPDDAT
- a CDS encoding spore germination protein GerW family protein, translated to MSDDRTDTPADGFDAMRDLAGQLPDADARTVYGDPVTQGDRTVVPAARISHRFGGGFGGSGEGQPGGYGGGGGGGVTAEPAGALEVSPDGTRFVDAEAAPGDGRRWPLLVAFALGALLGWRGRR